From the genome of Anopheles moucheti chromosome 3, idAnoMoucSN_F20_07, whole genome shotgun sequence, one region includes:
- the LOC128304798 gene encoding opsin, ultraviolet-sensitive-like isoform X4, protein MGLVQLDNQTAYRPEALIGADQSGLRYLGWNVPPEELVHIPEHWFQFPEPEASLHYLLGLLYIAFTIFALVGNGLVIWIFIAAKSLRTPSNVFVINLAICDFFMMAKTPIFIYNSFTKGFTLGNLGCQIFAFVGSLTGIGAGATNALIAYDRYNTITRPFEGRLTQTKAIIFIVLIWAYTIPWGVLPLLEIWGRFVPEGFLTSCSFDYLSNTFDTRLFVGSIFVFSYVLPMSLIIYYYSQIVSHVVNHEKSLREQAKKMNVESLRSNQSKNDASVEIRIAKAAITVCFLFVASWTPYAVLALIGAFGDKSLLTPGVTMFPACACKFVACLDPYVYAISHPRYRMELQKRLPWLAITETLPAEAASTCTESTSNRPPRK, encoded by the exons ATGGGTCTTGTCCAGCTTGACAATCAGACCGCCTACCGACCGGAAGCACTGATCGGTGCGGATCAGTCGGGGCTACGATATCTCGGCTGGAACGTACCACCGGAGGAGCTGGTACACATACCCGAGCACTGGTTTCAGTTTCCCGAACCGGAAGCATCACTGCACTACCTGCTTGGACTGCTGTACATCGCCTTCACCATTTTCGCACTCGTTGGCAATGGGCTGGTTATTTGGATTTTTATCGC CGCGAAATCCTTGCGGACACCTTCGAACGTTTTTGTGATTAATCTTGCCATCTGTGACTTCTTCATGATGGCCAAGACACCGATCTTCATCTACAACTCCTTTACGAAAGGATTCACGCTAGGGAACTTAGGATGCCAAATATTCGCATTCGTTGGATCTCTTACCG GAATTGGAGCTGGTGCTACTAATGCCCTCATTGCGTATGATCG TTATAACACCATTACCCGTCCATTTGAGGGAAGACTTACCCAAACGAAAGCCATCATATTCATCGTTCTCATCTGGGCGTACACCATCCCGTGGGGGGTGCTTCCGTTGCTGGAAATCTGGGGACGTTTCGTACCGG AGGGCTTCCTTACGTCCTGCAGCTTCGACTATCTGTCCAACACGTTCGACACACGGCTGTTTGTGGGATCAATCTTCGTCTTCAGCTATGTACTACCGATGAGCCTGATCATTTACTACTACAGCCAGATCGTAAGCCACGTCGTCAACCACGAAAAGTCGCTCCGCGAACAGGCCAAGAAGATGAACGTGGAATCTTTGCGGTCGAATCAATCGAAAAACGATGCGTCCGTTGAAATCCGGATCGCCAAGGCAGCCATCACCGTTTGCTTCCTGTTCGTTGCCTCGTGGACGCCGTACGCAGTACTGGCACTGATCGGTGCGTTCGGTGACAAGAGTCTGTTGACACCGGGCGTTACTATGTTTCCCGCGTGCGCCTGCAAGTTTGTGGCCTGTTTAGACCCGTACGTGTACGCCATTAGCCACCCGAGATACCGTATGGAGCTGCAGAAGCGTCTGCCCTGGTTGGCCATTACCGAAACGTTGCCCGCAGAGGCCGCCTCGACTTGCACAGA
- the LOC128304800 gene encoding E3 ubiquitin-protein ligase sina, which yields MLTATTAPTHPPHTENADEAHNTTMSNKLNNPKRREVTGSSSSNSSISSVGAGDNGISADLASLFECPVCFDYVLPPILQCQSGHLVCTSCRSKLTCCPTCRGSLGNIRNLAMEKVASNVKFPCKHSNHGCTISLVYTEKAEHEEACEFRPYLCPCPGASCKWQGSLDFVMPHLMMSHKSITTLQGEDIVFLATDINLPGAVDWVMMQSCFGHHFMLVLEKQEKYDGHQQFYAIVQLIGSRKEAENFAYRLELNGNRRRLTWEAMPRSIHEGVASAILNSDCLVFDTSIAQLFADNGNLGINVTISVV from the coding sequence ATGCTGACGGCGACGACCGCACCAACGCATCCGCCACACACGGAAAACGCAGACGAAGCACACAACACCACCATGTCGAATAAACTGAACAATCCGAAGCGTCGCGAGGTAACGGGTTCGTCATCGTCGAACTCCTCCATATCTTCGGTCGGGGCTGGGGACAATGGTATATCGGCCGACCTGGCCTCACTATTCGAGTGTCCCGTGTGCTTCGATTATGTGCTGCCCCCGATACTGCAGTGCCAGAGCGGCCATCTCGTCTGTACCAGCTGCCGTTCGAAGCTGACGTGCTGTCCCACCTGTCGCGGTTCGCTCGGTAACATACGCAACCTGGCGATGGAGAAAGTGGCCTCGAATGTGAAATTTCCCTGCAAACACTCCAACCACGGCTGCACCATTTCACTCGTGTACACCGAGAAGGCGGAACACGAGGAGGCGTGCGAGTTTCGACCGTATCTGTGTCCCTGTCCCGGTGCATCCTGTAAGTGGCAGGGCTCGCTTGATTTCGTGATGCCCCACCTGATGATGTCGCACAAGAGCATTACCACGCTGCAGGGCGAGGACATTGTGTTTCTGGCAACCGATATCAACCTGCCGGGCGCAGTCGATTGGGTGATGATGCAGTCATGTTTCGGTCATCACTTTATGCTGGTGCTGGAGAAGCAGGAAAAGTACGACGGCCACCAGCAGTTCTACGCCATCGTGCAACTGATCGGTTCGCGGAAAGAGGCCGAAAACTTTGCCTACCGATTGGAGCTGAATGGTAACCGGCGTCGACTAACGTGGGAAGCGATGCCGCGGTCCATCCACGAAGGAGTTGCCAGCGCTATCCTCAACTCCGACTGTCTCGTGTTCGACACATCGATCGCTCAGCTGTTTGCCGACAATGGTAATCTGGGTATCAATGTTACTATTTCCGTTGTTTAA
- the LOC128304799 gene encoding uncharacterized protein LOC128304799: MYRFLSVLAICLRFYASQECSSPTFDFKSYLNPELLDLTTRPGSVIASFPVEHVQSATVQSQDNYIETRINGAELQFFTTEAFAQYEEREIQQILIIQVFYQCTSGSVAGLYRQYFKLANNHAPRFLAETYEALVPLPLPKHFDLSPYLGNGVGIMARDIDLINNTVTFSISANDYMLVESSVVKDDLKQFKASLRLKEQVLKMPHKLELTVTAVDAGIPQRSSEVSVIIEPDLSIVYEDPPEFKETFINRTIEQDLLLQLELIPGTETSDVQYSVEGTDAKFFTLAVWTNNTGVDLKVTNLHTLPVAKSFLNVVVVAKRSQLQKTSCVVLLNIPPESIPDPPNTTVEKVLSVLHLKEMSEHRDIFPLVIDSCTYSVQSQTPGDYFFIQDASLSSKVFNREDADLFAGLDFPQFWIVLRLACSMEIAESYNISNRLGPMRDIEFSTDLTHLNIIVDDINDNSPVFTFPTNNARVAFPSPQLSRKLLPDQLLTVEASDLDEGINAVIRYSLAMNDHFDIDPQTGVIFPLKSAFVLEESVTIEIFATDRDGAEDGNTSTMKLHVHKATDDQLVALTVSDIDPDTFQRALQEISAKRGIQIETIRSVYSVETETSNLYGRSASEARYTTTAIVYAFRDDQLLLQDELKGVFESLETNLTVRVSKMNELYGGSATIIDSDTTVIYPYIIATAFCGTLAVAMAAAACYYRAKTRHPILANDSSTSPSRSSNVSDAIIVENDHKTSSSTPPMEDHKISGVILTESVDNPRSLSDLLTITEEKEHEDNKAEPIPPIQQERKKSIKFNENVERIEVFDGR, encoded by the exons ATGTACCGGTTCCTATCAGTGTTAGCTATTTGTTTACGTTTCTACGCATCTCAAG AGTGTTCCTCTCCAACGTTCGACTTTAAGTCATATTTGAATCCAGAACTGTTGGATCTGACAACGCGGCCGGGCAGTGTGATTGCTAGCTTCCCCGTCGAACACGTACAGTCGGCTACGGTACAATCGCAAGACAACTACATCGAAACCAGGATCAATGGAGCGGAACTGCAGTTTTTCACAACGGAAGCATTCGCACAGTATGAAGAACGCGAAATACAACAAATCCTCATCATTCAAGTGTTCTACCAGTGTACCTCGGGATCAGTAGCAGGCCTCTATCGGCAGTACTTTAAGTTGGCCAACAATCATGCACCACGCTTTCTGGCGGAAACATACGAAGCGCTAGTGCCCTTACCACTGCCCAAGCACTTCGATCTTTCGCCGTACCTGGGAAATGGTGTCGGAATAATGGCGCGTGATATCGATTTGATAAACAACACGGTCACGTTTAGCATATCCGCCAACGATTACATGCTCGTTGAAAGCAGTGTTGTGAAAGATGATCTCAAGCAGTTCAAGGCTAGTCTGCGCCTCAAGGAGCAGGTTCTGAAGATGCCCCACAAGCTGGAACTCACTGTGACAGCAGTCGATGCAGGAATACCTCAAAGATCGAGCGAAGTAAGTGTTATCATTGAACCCGATCTGTCCATCgtgtatgaagatccaccgGAGTTTAAAGAAACGTTCATAAACAGAACTATCGAGCAAGATCTGCTCCTACAGCTGGAATTGATTCCCGGTACTGAAACGAGCGATGTGCAATACAGTGTTGAGGGCACTGATGCGAAATTCTTCACTCTAGCGGTTTGGACCAACAACACTGGAGTAGATTTAAAAGTAACCAATCTCCACACGCTTCCCGTGGCGAAATCTTTTCTCAATGTAGTTGTGGTGGCAAAACGTAGTCAACTGCAAAAGACATCTTGCGTAGTATTGCTCAATATCCCACCGGAAAGCATTCCGGACCCACCCAATACTACTGTGGAGAAAGTTTTGAGCGTGCTGCATTTAAAGGAAATGTCCGAACATCGCGACATATTTCCGCTTGTGATAGACAGTTGCACGTACAGCGTACAATCTCAAACACCTGGTGATTATTTCTTCATACAAGACGCATCCCTATCCTCGAAAGTATTTAATCGTGAAGATGCGGATCTGTTCGCTGGTCTCGACTTTCCGCAGTTTTGGATTGTTCTTAGACTAGCCTGTTCAATGGAGATCGCGGAATCGTACAACATCTCTAACCGTTTAGGTCCGATGAGGGACATCGAGTTTTCGACCGACCTTACCCATCTCAACATAATCGTCGATGACATCAATGATAACAGTCCGGTATTCACGTTCCCGACAAATAATGCAAGGGTTGCGTTTCCATCACCTCAACTCTCCCGTAAACTTCTTCCCGATCAATTGCTCACGGTCGAAGCGAGTGATCTTGATGAGGGAATCAATGCCGTAATTCGCTATTCATTAGCAATGAACGATCACTTCGATATCGACCCACAGACGGGTGTCATTTTTCCGCTTAAATCGGCGTTTGTACTAGAAGAAAGTGTTACGATCGAGATCTTCGCTACCGATCGCGACGGAGCTGAGGATGGAAATACGTCGACAATGAAACTTCACGTGCATAAAGCAACTGATGATCAACTTGTGGCTTTGACTGTAAGTGATATAGACCCGGATACGTTCCAAAGAGCACTTCAGGAGATTAGCGCCAAGAGAGGCATTCAAATAGAAACGATTAGAAGTGTGTATTCTGTTGAGACAGAAACAAGTAATCTTTACGGTCGTTCAGCAAGCGAAGCGAGATACACAACTACAGCTATAGTGTACGCCTTTCGGGATGATCAACTTCTTCTCCAAGATGAGTTGAAAGG AGTTTTCGAATCCTTGGAAACAAACCTCACTGTAAGGGTATCGAAAATGAATGAGCTCTACGGTGGGTCGGCGACAATCATCGATTCCGACACAACCGTGATTTATCCTTATATCATAGCAACTGCCTTTTGCGGTACACTTGCTGTCGCGATGGCAGCGGCAGCATGTTACTATCGAGCCAAAACACGCCACCCAATTCTAGCAAACGATTCGTCGACCTCCCCGTCACGATCCTCAAACGTTTCCGATGCAATTATTGTGGAAAACGATCACAAAACTTCATCGAGCACACCTCCAATGGAGGATCATAAAATATCCGGAGTCATATTAACTG AGTCAGTTGACAATCCGCGCTCGCTGAGTGATCTGTTGACTATTACTGAAGAAAAGGAACATGAGGATAATAAGGCGGAACCAATACCACCCATTCAACAGGAACGTAAAAAGAGCATAAAGTTTAATGAAAATGTTGAACGAATTGAAGTTTTTGATGGTCGATGA
- the LOC128304801 gene encoding density-regulated protein homolog, whose amino-acid sequence MTTEVPERLIIGPKEGVTYPLTVAYCGNCSMPLEYCEYYPDYEKCKQWLEKNLPDEFERMKMGAAGSGHGGSSAGTGSTTNPATESADTDEGKKPQKRGGKGIMKTKKAKDDVPKKVCLSRSARGKRKSVTVVTGLATFDIDLKLAAKFFGTKFACGSSVTGDDEIVIQGDVKDELFDIIPEKWPEIDEDFIDDLGDQKR is encoded by the coding sequence ATGACAACGGAAGTTCCAGAGCGGTTGATCATTGGCCCGAAGGAAGGTGTAACCTATCCGCTAACGGTGGCTTACTGCGGCAACTGCTCCATGCCGCTCGAGTATTGCGAATACTATCCGGACtatgaaaaatgcaaacagtGGCTCGAAAAGAATCTGCCGGACGAGTTCGAACGGATGAAGATGGGTGCGGCAGGTTCCGGACACGGAGGCAGCAGTGCCGGAACGGGATCCACCACCAACCCCGCGACCGAGTCGGCCGATACTGACGAGGGAAAGAAACCACAGAAACGGGGCGGCAAAGGTATTATGAAGACCAAAAAGGCAAAGGACGACGTACCGAAGAAGGTGTGCCTGTCGCGGTCCGCGCGCGGCAAACGAAAGTCCGTCACCGTGGTCACCGGACTGGCGACGTTCGATATCGATCTAAAGCTTGCGGCCAAGTTCTTCGGCACCAAGTTTGCGTGCGGTTCGTCCGTCACCGGGGATGACGAGATTGTAATTCAGGGCGACGTCAAGGATGAGCTGTTTGATATCATCCCGGAAAAGTGGCCCGAAATTGATGAGGATTTCATTGACGATCTGGGCGACCAGAAGCGTTAA
- the LOC128301561 gene encoding uncharacterized protein LOC128301561 has translation MSRLNNNGPVEPVVGFKLMLHPNCSNSNDTNESVSSTPELHVHLLGARHLPSNFGLKSVEGFMVKVKLFPGALKFDSTIQSNSWPEFNETFRFPLVTTHKTSFRVKKSDKQKDNLAQSLPEKIFNGNFVVFTVFALLELPPGYTSTLKSKTMTFIRQGSQRLKDKPVIGKLVKDIEPATERNANFDQKQNLKRLTTSESQRNIGSVTYFLDPKSFNAGETGSRKHSFVFSTEELWLPIKDITITPSAESRITVQSSPRGQVEVTLQLCDYTEVHIDTKASSREDCSFNIDGPYSSPPTSPLSFTSGSSDGPKVAPFEARRGYSNGSPVPTTNSHKNRFSFDVRKIVRSVKNKDKNHKGLCLKISVAKMRCGIKVKEEFESIAEKVYLKTTVLEHQILAASWKSDPFRPTLSSRWNVDDCTVVVPLCGEAGLENLSIKVAIAAKNKVGKKIRLGTVFLGPKSHQSNPAMEDQWRKMIMYKGSPISVWHSFEQDT, from the exons ATGAGCCGGCTGAACAACAATGGGCCGGTTGAGCCGGTTGTGGGATTCAAGCTCATGCTGCATCCCAACTGCTCCAATAGCAACGACACGAACGAGTCCGTCTCGTCCACTCCGGAGCTTCATGTGCATCTGCTAGGGGCCCGTCATTTGCCGTCGAATTTTGGGCTGAAAAGCGTCGAAGGGTTCATGGTGAAGGTGAAGCTGTTTCCCGGTGCGCTCAAATTTGATTCCACCATCCAGAGCAATTCGTGGCCTGAGTTCAACGAAACATTCCGGTTTCCGTTAGTAACCACACACAA GACCTCATTTCGCGTGAAAAAGAGCGATAAACAGAAGGACAATTTGGCCCAATCACTTCCGGAGAAGATTTTCAACGGGAACTTTGTCGTCTTTACCGTGTTCGCGCTCCTGGAGCTTCCGCCTGGG TACACGTCAACGCTCAAGAGCAAAACGATGACCTTCATCCGGCAGGGCAGCCAGCGGTTGAAGGATAAGCCAGTGATCGGCAAGCTGGTCAAGGATATCGAGCCGGCCACGGAGAGGAACGCCAACTTCGACCAGAAGCAAAACCTCAAACGGCTTACCACGAGCGAAAGCCAGCGCAATATCGGCTCGGTGACGTACTTTCTCGATCCGAAGAGTTTCAATGCGGGCGAAACGGGTAGCCGAAAGCACTCGTTCGTCTTCAGCACCGAGGAGCTTTGGCTACCGATCAAAGACATCACCATCACACCGTCGGCAGAATCGCGCATTACC GTTCAAAGCAGTCCCCGAGGTCAGGTGGAGGTGACATTGCAGCTGTGCGATTACACCGAGGTGCACATCGACACGAAGGCTTCATCTCGCGAGGACTGCAGCTTCAACATTGACGGTCCGTACTCCTCCCCGCCGACCTCACCGCTATCATTCACTTCCGGCAGCTCGGATGGGCCGAAGGTGGCACCGTTCGAGGCGCGGCGGGGCTACTCCAACGGTTCACCGGTTCCCACCACGAATTCGCACAAAAACCGCTTCAGCTTCGATGTGCGCAAGATTGTGCGTAGCGTTAAGAATAAGGACAAAAACCATAAGGGCCTGTGCCTGAAGATCTCGGTAGCGAAGATGCGGTGCGGCATCAAGGTGAAGGAGGAGTTTGAATCCATCGCGGAAAAGGTGTACCTCAAGACGACCGTGCTGGAACATCAGATACTGGCAGCGAGCTGGAAATCGGACCCATTCCGACCGACGCTTTCGAGTCGGTGGAATGTGGATGACTGTACCGTGGTGGTGCCGCTCTGCGGTGAGGCTGGACTGGAGAATCTTTCGATCAAAGTGGCAATTGCCGCTAAAAATAAGGTTGGGAAGAAAATACGCCTTGGGACGGTCTTCCTGGGACCGAAGTCCCATCAGTCGAACCCGGCCATGGAGGACCAGTGGCGGAAGATGATCATGTACAAGGGATCCCCGATTTCCGTGTGGCACAGTTTCGAGCAGGACACTTGA
- the LOC128304798 gene encoding opsin, ultraviolet-sensitive-like isoform X3, translated as MGLVQLDNQTAYRPEALIGADQSGLRYLGWNVPPEELVHIPEHWFQFPEPEASLHYLLGLLYIAFTIFALVGNGLVIWIFIAAKSLRTPSNVFVINLAICDFFMMAKTPIFIYNSFTKGFTLGNLGCQIFAFVGSLTGIGAGATNALIAYDRYNTITRPFEGRLTQTKAIIFIVLIWAYTIPWGVLPLLEIWGRFVPEGFLTSCSFDYLSNTFDTRLFVGSIFVFSYVLPMSLIIYYYSQIVSHVVNHEKSLREQAKKMNVESLRSNQSKNDASVEIRIAKAAITVCFLFVASWTPYAVLALIGAFGDKSLLTPGVTMFPACACKFVACLDPYVYAISHPRYRMELQKRLPWLAITETLPAEAASTCTEATNTTRTTSPCSSGCSSSTTGRSTSNRPPRK; from the exons ATGGGTCTTGTCCAGCTTGACAATCAGACCGCCTACCGACCGGAAGCACTGATCGGTGCGGATCAGTCGGGGCTACGATATCTCGGCTGGAACGTACCACCGGAGGAGCTGGTACACATACCCGAGCACTGGTTTCAGTTTCCCGAACCGGAAGCATCACTGCACTACCTGCTTGGACTGCTGTACATCGCCTTCACCATTTTCGCACTCGTTGGCAATGGGCTGGTTATTTGGATTTTTATCGC CGCGAAATCCTTGCGGACACCTTCGAACGTTTTTGTGATTAATCTTGCCATCTGTGACTTCTTCATGATGGCCAAGACACCGATCTTCATCTACAACTCCTTTACGAAAGGATTCACGCTAGGGAACTTAGGATGCCAAATATTCGCATTCGTTGGATCTCTTACCG GAATTGGAGCTGGTGCTACTAATGCCCTCATTGCGTATGATCG TTATAACACCATTACCCGTCCATTTGAGGGAAGACTTACCCAAACGAAAGCCATCATATTCATCGTTCTCATCTGGGCGTACACCATCCCGTGGGGGGTGCTTCCGTTGCTGGAAATCTGGGGACGTTTCGTACCGG AGGGCTTCCTTACGTCCTGCAGCTTCGACTATCTGTCCAACACGTTCGACACACGGCTGTTTGTGGGATCAATCTTCGTCTTCAGCTATGTACTACCGATGAGCCTGATCATTTACTACTACAGCCAGATCGTAAGCCACGTCGTCAACCACGAAAAGTCGCTCCGCGAACAGGCCAAGAAGATGAACGTGGAATCTTTGCGGTCGAATCAATCGAAAAACGATGCGTCCGTTGAAATCCGGATCGCCAAGGCAGCCATCACCGTTTGCTTCCTGTTCGTTGCCTCGTGGACGCCGTACGCAGTACTGGCACTGATCGGTGCGTTCGGTGACAAGAGTCTGTTGACACCGGGCGTTACTATGTTTCCCGCGTGCGCCTGCAAGTTTGTGGCCTGTTTAGACCCGTACGTGTACGCCATTAGCCACCCGAGATACCGTATGGAGCTGCAGAAGCGTCTGCCCTGGTTGGCCATTACCGAAACGTTGCCCGCAGAGGCCGCCTCGACTTGCACAGA